In Rhinatrema bivittatum chromosome 1, aRhiBiv1.1, whole genome shotgun sequence, a single genomic region encodes these proteins:
- the LOC115080730 gene encoding C-X-C motif chemokine 11-1-like has translation MGKAATLLLAISLCATLTEGFSIVGHSQRCLCVGKLYNFIPSRNIQKFEMFPRSPRCDYVEIVITLKTGKKWCLNPQAQRIRAVLGKLKFLKQRNFKYNV, from the exons ATGGGCAAGGCTGCTACCCTGCTCCTTGCGATTTCTCTCTGTGCCACTCTCACTGAAG gattttcaaTTGTAGGTCACTCACAGAGGTGCCTTTGTGTTGGAAAACTATACAACTTCATCCCAAGCAGAAATATTCAGAAGTTTGAAATGTTTCCCCGGTCCCCCCGATGCGACTATGTGGAAATTGT CATTACATTAAAAACAGGGAAGAAATGGTGTTTAAATCCTCAAGCTCAAAGGATCCGTGCTGTGCTGGGAAAATTAAAATTCTTAAAGCAAAG GAATTTCAAGTACAATGTTTGA